One genomic window of Candidatus Dojkabacteria bacterium includes the following:
- a CDS encoding exopolysaccharide biosynthesis polyprenyl glycosylphosphotransferase: MSRLITKFKKLFSLFTLLCADIFAYYLTLYLSVKLRNFAVENIEFMELNTLFRFSQFTEYWIFPLLFVAVFMIHDLYTRRKPFWYEAEMYVRSIVIAGVISFSVVGFMRVPYDISRIVVLFQVGLAIFIFPIIRFLVKVVLYRLGIWGQTAVVLTDCELSDTDLDGITADYYLGYHIIGIISDTPSKSSKYTNIGSQKDLVKTLKPGNVQTIICLVKRGDKGSINALINEAYRYVDKVLWVPYNGDLSLMGSSAFHLFNERLFVLEMPNTLKSFENRIVKTVFDTFVGLIALVIGLPVIIFISLLIIIIDGNKPFFMMTRYGKGGKEFKPFKFQTMQRRVSEDKEYEQKVLANYFAKNPKAKRDWEVFKKIRDDDDPRVTKLGKLLRKTSLDEIPQIFNVMLGQMSLVGPRPYLPREREDIGDYFNVILSVKPGMTGLWQVSGRNDVGFVKRLELDAWYIRNWSVWLDVVIFFKTAGVVIDMIFGKRTGAY, from the coding sequence ATGAGCAGGCTAATAACCAAATTTAAAAAATTGTTTTCGCTATTCACACTACTTTGTGCCGATATATTTGCTTACTATCTTACCCTTTATCTTTCCGTAAAGTTGCGAAACTTTGCTGTTGAAAATATCGAATTTATGGAGCTAAACACACTCTTTAGATTTAGCCAATTTACAGAATATTGGATTTTTCCACTTTTATTTGTTGCAGTATTTATGATCCACGACCTATATACAAGACGAAAACCCTTCTGGTATGAAGCCGAAATGTATGTGAGGTCAATAGTAATAGCCGGGGTAATAAGCTTCTCGGTTGTGGGATTTATGCGTGTTCCGTATGACATTTCTCGAATTGTTGTACTTTTTCAGGTTGGACTCGCGATCTTTATTTTCCCTATTATTAGATTTTTAGTAAAAGTTGTTTTATATCGATTGGGAATTTGGGGTCAAACGGCTGTGGTCTTAACAGACTGTGAACTATCCGACACGGATCTCGATGGCATAACTGCTGATTACTATTTGGGATATCACATAATCGGAATAATATCGGATACACCGTCTAAATCTTCGAAATATACTAACATCGGTTCACAAAAGGATCTTGTAAAAACGCTTAAGCCCGGAAATGTTCAGACGATTATTTGCTTGGTTAAACGTGGGGATAAAGGAAGCATCAATGCACTTATAAACGAAGCTTACAGATATGTAGATAAGGTACTCTGGGTTCCGTATAACGGCGACTTATCCTTAATGGGATCGAGCGCTTTTCACCTTTTTAATGAACGGTTATTTGTTCTTGAAATGCCAAACACACTTAAGTCCTTTGAGAATAGAATTGTAAAGACCGTTTTTGATACTTTTGTCGGGCTTATTGCGCTTGTTATCGGATTACCGGTTATTATTTTTATATCTCTGCTTATTATTATAATCGATGGGAATAAACCCTTTTTCATGATGACAAGATATGGTAAAGGGGGTAAAGAGTTTAAACCGTTTAAGTTTCAGACGATGCAGCGTCGAGTTTCCGAGGATAAGGAATATGAGCAAAAGGTGTTAGCCAATTACTTCGCAAAAAATCCTAAAGCCAAAAGAGATTGGGAAGTTTTCAAAAAAATCAGGGATGATGACGATCCACGAGTTACGAAACTCGGAAAATTGCTTAGAAAAACAAGTCTCGATGAAATTCCTCAGATATTTAACGTAATGCTTGGACAGATGAGCCTTGTAGGACCGCGTCCGTACTTGCCAAGAGAGCGAGAGGATATTGGTGATTATTTTAATGTTATATTGTCGGTTAAACCCGGAATGACAGGTCTTTGGCAGGTTAGTGGTCGAAACGATGTGGGGTTTGTAAAACGGCTTGAGCTTGATGCCTGGTATATTCGAAACTGGTCAGTATGGCTTGATGTAGTAATCTTTTTTAAAACAGCCGGAGTTGTAATTGACATGATATTCGGGAAAAGGACGGGAGCGTATTAG